From the genome of Virgibacillus proomii, one region includes:
- the pdaB gene encoding polysaccharide deacetylase family sporulation protein PdaB, whose amino-acid sequence MEHFYVWRFNKWKRWVTLLIIAFFTATLIWLERDGSFSVFSNNEPTAMTKGNANEKNIALTFNISWGEERVHDILKQLKEKNIQATFFLSGEWAERHPDIVEKITENKHELGILGYRYKSYLEQEIETVQADLRKAREVFDKMGYKEVKLLRPPNGHFNKEIIELAENMGYNIIHWNVNPNDWKSPGTEAIVDHVMKNTTNGDIILLHASDSAKQTAVALKTVLPGLKNKGFNFVPMTELINQAHANSKLVD is encoded by the coding sequence ATGGAGCACTTCTATGTATGGCGCTTTAACAAATGGAAGCGCTGGGTTACATTACTGATTATCGCTTTTTTTACAGCAACGTTAATTTGGCTTGAAAGAGATGGATCCTTTTCTGTGTTTTCCAATAATGAACCTACTGCAATGACGAAAGGAAATGCAAATGAAAAAAACATCGCTTTAACTTTTAATATTAGCTGGGGAGAAGAACGAGTGCATGATATCCTGAAACAGCTAAAAGAGAAAAATATCCAAGCTACATTTTTTCTCAGCGGAGAATGGGCAGAGAGGCATCCGGATATCGTGGAAAAGATTACAGAAAATAAGCATGAATTAGGGATTCTTGGTTATCGCTATAAAAGTTATTTGGAACAAGAAATTGAAACTGTTCAAGCCGATTTACGAAAAGCACGTGAAGTATTTGATAAAATGGGGTATAAAGAAGTAAAGTTGCTTCGACCTCCTAATGGCCACTTTAATAAAGAAATTATTGAGTTAGCTGAAAATATGGGATATAACATCATCCATTGGAACGTTAATCCGAACGATTGGAAAAGTCCTGGCACCGAAGCAATCGTTGATCATGTAATGAAAAACACGACAAATGGTGATATTATTTTGCTTCATGCATCTGATTCAGCAAAGCAAACCGCAGTAGCACTAAAAACGGTCTTACCAGGTTTAAAGAACAAAGGTTTTAA